The Syntrophorhabdaceae bacterium genomic interval GTACACCTGTCCCTTTTTCTCCGTAATTAGGGATCTGTGGTTCCTCGTGGAGATTTCTCCCTATCCCATGACCAACAAACTCGCGTACAACGGAAAATCCAGCCTCTTCCACGTGAGATTGAATGGCATGGGAGATATCGTGCAGCCTGTTGCCTTTTCTTGTTTCACCGATCCCCTTATAGAGGGCGCTTTCGGTAACGGCGAGCAATCTTTCCGTCCTCTTTGGGATACTCCCGATACCGTATGTTATTGCGGCATCTCCACAAAAACCATCGTATCGGGTACCAAAATCAAGGCTCACAATATCACTATCCTTCAATATCCTTTCTCCGGGCATACCGTGTACAACCTCATCGTTTATAGAAACACAGAGGCAATAGGGGTAACCATTATATCCCTTAAATGCCGGTTCTACATGACCAATCTTGCGTATCTTCTCTTCGCACAATCTTTCAAGCTCTATGGTCTTCAAGCCTTCTTTGATAAACTGTCCCAGATACAGAAGGATTTCAATAGCATATCTGCCGGCAACCTTTATCTTCTCGATCTCTTCCCTGCTCTTCAGAATAATCATCCTGCAACACGCGCTACCTCACTCAGCGGTCAGTTGTCAGCTCACGGCTGTCAGCGTCATCTTCTCCCTTTAACCCGTGCCGATTTTTTAACAAGCCCGTCATAATGCCTGAGAATAAGATGAGATTCTATCTGCTGTATCGTGTCGAGGGCAACACCCACTACGATAAGAAGCGCTGTACCTCCAAAATAGAAAGGAACGTTGAATTTTCTCACCAACAGGGTCGGCAGGACGCACACAAAAGAGATATATATGGCGCCAATAAAGGTTACCCTGGAAAGTATCCTCTCGATGAACTCCGAGGTCTTCTTGCCGGGCCTTATACCCGGTATGTATCCGCCGTATTTCTTCATATTGTCCGCCACGTTGTCGGGGTTGAAAACGATGGCGGTATAAAAAAAGCAGAAAAAGATGATAAAACCCACATACATGAATTCATGGAGGATTGTTCCCGGCGTGAGCAATTCTGAAAATCTTTTCATATAAGGGTGCTGAATAAAATTTGCAATCGTTGCAGGGAACATGATGATCGAAGAGGCAAATATAGGAGGGATCACGCCTGCCGTATTGACCTTGAGGGGCAGGTGCGTCGCCTGGCCGCCATACATCTTGCGGCCCACAACCCGCTTTGCATACTGGACAGGTATCCTCCTCTGCGATGTCTCCATGAATATGATGAAGGCAACAACAGCAAGCATCATTGCGGTGATCAGGAGCACCACAAACCAGTTCATCTCGCCGGAGTTAACAAGGGTCATCGTGCTGGCAATCGCATTCGGCATCCGCGCCACAATACCCGCAAAAATAATCAGCGATATACCGTTGCCTATGCCCTTTTCCGTAATCTGTTCCCCGAGCCACATGATAAAAGCGGTCCCTCCGGTGAGGGTTATCATTGTCATGAGCCTGAAGTTCCAGCCGGGGTTGTAAACAACGAGTTCGCCTCCGGCGCCCCTCATCTGCTCCAGTCCGACGCTGATGCCAAAACCCTGGATGAGGCTTATGATCACCGTACCGTATCGTGTATACTGGGTTATCTTCCTCCTGCCTGCCTCTCCCTCTTTTGAAAGCCTCTCAAGGGTCGGGACAACGACAGTAAGGAGTTGCAGAATAATTGAGGCGCTGATGTAAGGCATAATGCCGAGGGCAAACACGGAAAGTCTTTCCAGGCCGCCGCCAGCGAACATATCAAAGAAACCGAGCAGGGTACCCCGCGCTCTCTCAAAGATACCTGCCAGTACCGTTCCGTCGATCCCTGGCGTAGGGATATGAACACCGACCCTGTAAACCGCCAGGAGAGCAAGTGTGGCTATTATTCTCCGCTTAAGCTCGGGGATTTTCCCAATGTTCTGGAAACCCCCCATTAAATCAGTACCTCCACATCTCCACCCTGGGCCTTTATCTTTTCAATGGCACGCTCGGAGGCCTTATGCACCTGAATTTTGATCGGGAAGTCGATGTCGCCATCAGAAAGAAGTTTGATGCCGTCTTTCATCTTCTTGATAAATCCTGATCTCAGTATATCCTCTATGCTTACCTTTTCCTGTCCCTTGAATACGGCGAGATCTCCTATCTTGATGAGGGAATATTCCTTCCTGAAGGGGTTTTTAAACCCCCTTTTGGGAATTCTCCTCATGAGAGGCATCTGGCCGCCTTCAAAACCCTTTTTCTTCGTACCACCGCTTGTCGAGCGCTGGCCCTTGTTCCCATATGTTGCGGTAGTACCGTGGCCGGAACCGGTGCCCCGTCCTACCCTTTTTTTCTTCTTTGTCGATCCTTCACTCGGTCTCAAGTCTGACAGCTTCATTTACCGGACATCCTCCACAATCGTTAAAAGGTGAATTACCTTCTTCACCATACCCCGTATCTCGGGCGTGTTTTTCACCGTTTTTTCCTGGTAAAGCTTTTTAAAACCAAGGCTTCGTATGGTGTCACGCTGGACCTGTGTGCACCCTATAAAGCTCTTTGTCCATTTGATCTTGAGGTGACTCACGTTATCCCTCCTCGCCCTTCGTTTTGCCTCGCTGTTTCAATGAGACTTCGGGCGACTTTAACGTGGCAAGCCCTTTAATGGTCGCCTTTACCACATTATGATAATTTCGTGATCCGTAACATTTAGTAAGTATATTCGTTATACCGGCCACTTCAACAACGGCCCGCACGGCTCTTCCTGCTATAACACCGGTTCCTTCACTGGCCGGTTTCATAAATACCTCGCTTGTTCCGTACTTGGCCTTTATCTCATGCGGGATCGTCCCTTTCCTGACAGGGACCTCGATAATGCTTTTCTTTGCCCTCTCCACTGCCTTTCTGATCGCATCAGGGACCTCATTGGCCTTGCCAAGTCCAAACCCGACACGACCGTTGCCGTCGCCGACAACAACGATGGCGCTAAAGCTAAACCTCCGGCCGCCTTTTACAACCTTTGCGACACGATTTATATAGACCAACCTGTCCTGCAGCTCAAGCTCACCTGGTTCTATACGCTTTTTCTCTGCCAATACAACCTCCTCTTAAAATTGTAAACCTGCCTCTCTCGCACCATCAGCTAAGGCCTTTATCCTCCCATGATACTTAAAACCATTCCGGTCAAAGACAACCTTACCAATACCCATGTCGGCTGCTTTCTTACCGATATATTCTCCGACCTTTTTTGCAGCTTCAACATTACCACCGTGTTTTACCGTTGCCGTCACTTCTTTTGTCAGCGTCGATGCGGCGGTTATTACCTTGTCCTGCGTATCATCAATTAACTGCGCGTATATCTGCCGCAGGCTCTTATAAACACACAGTCTCGGTTTATCGGCAGTCCCGGAGATTGTTTTACGGATTCTCTTTTTTCTCTTCTCCCGTGCCGCTACCTTCGCTTTTCTTTGCATTGTATCACCTCTTACTTGCCGCTTTTGCCGGCCTTTTTCCTCAATACCTCACCAGAGTATTTAACACCTTTGTTTTTATATACATCTGGTTTTCTCAGGGCCCTTATCTTTGCCGCTGTCTGGCCGACAAGCTCTTTATCGATGCCCTTGATGGTCAGGAGCGTTTGTTTTTCTACCTGAGCGGAGATGCCTGCCGGCAGAGGGAACGTGATGGGATGAGAATAACCGAGGTAAAAGATGATATTATTACCCTGTAATTCGGACCTGTATCCGATACCGACAATCTCCAGTTTTCTTTCAAACCCCTTGTAAACACCATCTACCATATTTGCGATCAGCGTCCTCATGAGGCCGTGCAAACCCTTTATCTTCTTTTCTTCGCTGGTTCGCTGCACCATCACGGTGCTGCCATCGATATCAAGAGTAAGCCCTTCCAGAAACGGCCTTCGCAATGAACCTTTTGGCCCCGTTACGACAATTTCACTGTCCTTCAATTCCAACTTTGTGCCCTGAGGCAAAATAACAGGCTTTCTGCCTATCCTCGACATCTCACACCTCACCAAACAACAAGGAGGGGTTCCCCTCCTACCTTATTTTTTGTCGCGCTCCTGTCCGTCATGATCCCCTTTGATGTGGAGATTACAATAAGACCTATCCGTTTCCTCAACCTCGGGATCTCTCCGGTGCTCACATATTTCCTTCTCCCGGGTTTGCTGATCCTTTGTAAACCGGTGATAATACTTTTGTTGTTTTCGTCGTAGCTTATGTAAACCTTGAGAAATTTTCTCCTGGCCTCATCTATAAAGGTCTTGTAATTTTTTATATAGCCCTCTTCCTTCAATATCTTTGATATGGCAAATTTCATATTGGAATACGGTATGTCAACTGATTCATGGCGTGCTATAATAGCATTCCGTATCCGTGTCAGCATATCAGCAATAGGATCTACAGTAATCATGAATCCCCCTCACCAGCTCGATTTTATGACACCAGGTATGGCACCTTTCAGGGAATGGTTCCTGAAGCATATCCTGCACATCTGAAATTTGCGCAGGTAGCTGCGGGGTCTTCCACAGATAGCGCACCTGTTGTGGGCCCTGACCCGGTATTTTGGTGTTGCCTTTGCTTTTTCTATCATTGATTTTTTTGCCATTAATTCCTCCGTCAACTCTTGAAGGGCATTCCCATTAGCTTCAGAAGCTCAAAGCCTTCCTCGTCTGTCTTGGCCGTTGTCCCGATGGTAATATTCATCCCCCTTGCCTTATCGATCTTATCGTACTCTATCTCGGGGAATATGATCTGTTCTCTCAGGCCAAGTGTATAGTTGCCCCGCCCGTCGAAGGACTTCGGAGAGACACCTTTAAAATCCCTCACCCGTGGAAGAACGATATAGACAAGTTTATGAAGGAACTCATACATCCTCTCTCTTCTCAGTGTCACCATGCAGCCGATTGACATGCCCTCTCTCAGCTTAAAGGAGGCGATCGATTTTTTTGACTTCGTAATAACAGGCTTCTGTCCGGTGATGAGCTTCATATCACCAGTTGCGCTGTCAAGCACCTTAATATTCTGGAGGGCCTCACCGAGCCCGATGTTCACCGTGATCTTTTCTACTTTCGGCACCTCCATGACATTCTTATACTGGAATCTCCTCATCAGTGCCGATCTGACATCTTTTTCATAAAATTCCATATACGCTGTTTTCAACAGTGCCTCCTACTTATCTAAGACCTCTTCACACTTTTTACAAAAACGTATCTTCTTCCCGTCCTCAAGGGTACGCTTTCCTATCTTTACCGGTTTTGAACATTTCTCACAGTAGAGCATAACGTTGGACAGATGGATGGGGCTTTCCTTTTCCATGATGCCGCCTTTGGACTTCTGGCTCGGCTTCACATGTCTCTTGACCATGTTTACCTTTTCAACGATCAGTCTGTCTTTCTTTTTAATAATCCGTAAAATCTTGCCGGTCTTGCCCTTATCCTTACCGTTCGTTACCATCACAAGGTCATTCTTTTTAACGTGATAATGTTTTTCCATAGTATTCCTCACACAACCTCTGGAGCCAGAGAAACGATCTTCATGAACTTTTTCGCCCGGAGCTCCCTGGCAACCGGTCCAAAGATCCTTGTCCCGACAGGTTCATTATACTGGTTTATAATAACCGCGGAATTATCATCAAATTTCACATAGGACCCGTCAATCCTTCTGATCTCTTTTTTTGTCCTCACGATGACTGCCTTCACTACTTCGCCTTTTTTTACCTTCGAATTGGGGATAACCTCTTTCACTGACGCTACAATGATGTCCCCAACTGTACCGTACCTCTTCCTCGATCCACCAAGAACCTTTATACAACCGAGCTTTTTAGCACCGGAGTTGTCTGCTACTTCAAGCTTAGATCTCGCCTGTATCATCTCCAACCACCTCTTTCTGAGCTAAGAAAGGTTCTTCTTTCTTTATTATTTCCTTTACGAGCCATCGCTTATCTTTACTGATCGGTCTCGCTTCAATGATCGACACCTCGTCGCCAAGTTTACAGATGTTCTTCTCGTCGTGTACTTTATATCGCTTTTTTCTCTTGAGGTATTTGTGATATTTTGGATGTTGCAGGACTTTCTCGACCTCAACGACGATAGTCTTATCCATCTTATCCTTTACTACAATACCTGTCATCTTTTTCTTGTTCGCGTTATCTTTCGCTTCCATGCCAACCTCGAATTATAGCTTTCAGCCGCCAGTTACCGGCTCACAGCTTGTATTATGCCTTTGACGTCTTTTCCTGTAAAAGCGTCTCTATCCTCGCCACATCCCTTTTCAAAAGCTTCAACCGTGCAGTATTTTCCAGTTGTCCTGTTGAGTGTTGAAACCGCAGATTGAACAGTTCTTCCTTGGCGTCTTTCTTTTTCTTTAAAAGCTCTTCTTTGGTCAGCTCTCTCAACTCCCTGCCTTTCATTGTTCCTCACTTCTTGCTACAAACTTTGTCGCAATGGGAAGCTTGAACGAAGCTATTCTCAAGGCCTCTCTTGCTTTATCTTCGGGAACACCCTTGATCTCGTAAAGGATCCTCCCGGGTATTACCGGTGCTACCCAGCCCTCGCTGGGGCCTTTCCCCTTACCCATTCTTGTCTCTGCCGGTTTCTTTGTGATCGGCTTGTCCGGAAAGACTCTGATCCAGACCTTTCCGGTCCTTTTTACATATCTTGTAAGCGCTATCCTTGCCGCCTCGATCTGTCGTGAGGTTATCCAGCCGGCCTCTTCAGCCTGCAAACCGTAGTCTCCGAAACTTACCCTGTTTCCTCTCGCGGCAACACCTTTCATTCTGCCTTTCTGCTGTTTTCTATATTTCACTCTCTTTGGCGCAAGCATTATCTTGTCTCCTGAAATATTTCGCCTTTAAAGATCCAGACCTTGATCCCGATGACACCGTACTTTGTGCTCGCTACGGCGACACCATAATCTATATCGGCCCTTATGGTCTGCAGCGGTACCCTTCCCTCCCGGTACCATTCCGTACGTGACATTTCGGCTCCGCCCAGCCTTCCGGCGCACATTGCCTTTATTCCCTTGGCGCCAAACTTGAGCGCCTGCGTAACATTCTTTTTCATCGCCCTCCTGAAGGAAACGCGGCGCTCGATCTGCAGGGCAATATTTTCTGCAACAAGCTGCGCATCGACCTCAGGTCTTTTGACTTCCGTAATATTCAAGATCACCTCTTTGTCGGTGATCCGCTGGAGTTCCTTTTTCAGGTTTTCTACTTCGGCCCCTTTTCTTCCGATAACGAGTCCCGGCCGGGATGTGTAGATATTGATCTTTGCTCTCTTGTCTTTATTGGCCGCCCTCTCTATCTCGATCTTTGAGATCCCCGCCTGGTAGAGTTTCTTCTTCAGGTAGTTCTTTATCGTTATGTCCTCGTGTAAAAACTTCGCATAGTTTTTCGATGCAAACCACTTGGAGTCCCACGTCTTGATTGTTCCAAGCCTGAAACCGAAAGGATGTGTCTTTTGACCCATTTAACCTCCAGATCTATGATTCGTCTAATACGAGCGTAATGTGACTGGTCCGCTTCCTGATCTTTGTTGCCCTTCCCATGGCCCTCGGCAAAAACCTCTTCAGCATCGGACCGCCGTCAACGATGACATTCTTGACATAGAGATTGTCGATATCTACATATTTCTTTTGTTTCGCATTCGCTATGGCACTGTCAAGAAGCTTCTTCAGGATAAATGACGCCTTTTGAGGCATATAGGTTAACATCCCCGAGGCCTCGTTGATATTTTTCTTCTTTATCAGATCTCCCACGATCCTGACTTTTCGCGGGGATATCCTGATCATCTTTGTTTTTGCCACGATTTCCATGACCTTATTCCTTCCTCTTAACCACTTTTGCCTTTCTGTCGCCTGAATGGCTGTGGAATGTCCTTGTAGGAGAGAATTCACCGAACTTATGTCCCACCATCTCCTCTGTAACGAATACCGGAATAAACTTCTTGCCATTATGGACGGCAAAGGTAAATCCTACAAAGTCAGGGGTAATCGTTGATCTCCTCGACCAGGTTTTTATTACCTTTGAGCCCTTTGAGGATTTTGCATCCTCGACCTTCTTTAACAGCTTCTCTTCTAAAAATGGCCCTTTCTTTAAAGACCTCGCCACAAAAACCTCCTACCCTCTGAGCTTTATAATAAACTTATTGGTTCTCTTGTTTTTCCTTGTCTTCATACCCTTTGCCAGCTGTCCCCACGGGGAACAGGGGTGCCTTCCGCCTTTTGATCTTCCTTCGCCGCCGCCAAGCGGATGATCAACGGGGTTCATTGCCGTTCCGCGAACGGTTGGTCTCGTCCCCTGCCATCTTGGTTTTCCGGCCTTGCCGATAGTGATATTTTCATGGTCAATATTTCCTACCTGACCGATTGTCGCCATACATGAAAGGTTGATCAGCCTGACGCCGCCTGAAGGCAATCTGACATGTCCGTAACCGCCTTCCTTTGCCACAAGCTGTGCGTAGTTCCCTGCGCTCCGTGCGAGCTGTCCGCCTTTTCCGGGCTTCATCTCCACGTTGTGAACAAAGGTCCCAAGGGGTATAAATTTTAAAGGGAGTGAGTTCCCCTCTTTGATCTCGGTATCAGGTTTCGTGCTGGTAATAACCGTATCACCCACCTTCAGTCCCAGCGGTGAGATGATATAACGCTTCTCACCATCTGCATAGCTGATAAGGGCAATATTCGCAGACCTGTTCGGGTCATATTCTATACTGTCAACCTTACCGGGGATCTCAAACTTATCCCTCTTGAAGTCAATGATCCGGTATCTTTTCTTGTGTCCTCCACCAATGTGTCTGGTGGTAATCTTCCCGGTATGGTTTCTTCCACCTGTTTTTTTCTTGGGGACAAGCAGTGACTTCTCGGGCTCCTTCCTGGTGATCTCCTCGAAGGTAAGACCGCTCATGAATCTCCTGCCTGCGGAGGTAGGTTTATATTCTTTTACGCCCATTATGCACCTGCACCTTCAAAAATCAAGATTTTATCTTTCGGACTCAGCTTCACAATCGCCTTTTTCCAGTCAGAGCGCTTGCCGGCAAATCTGCCGAGTCTCTTCTTTTTACCTTCCATGTTGCTGACACTCACGGAAAGAACCTTTACTTTAAAGAGTTTTTCAACGGCATCTTTGATCTCTATTTTATTGGCATCCCGGTGAACCTCAAATACATACTGGTTTCCATTATCCTTCAATAATGTGGTTTTCTCTGTTATTATGGGGCGACGTATAATATCGTACTCGTTCATGATGCCAATACCTCTTCTATTTTCCGTAACGCATCTATTGTCAGCACAAGCTGGTCATGCCTGATGATATCGTAAACGTTCAACCCGTTATAT includes:
- the map gene encoding type I methionyl aminopeptidase, which gives rise to MIILKSREEIEKIKVAGRYAIEILLYLGQFIKEGLKTIELERLCEEKIRKIGHVEPAFKGYNGYPYCLCVSINDEVVHGMPGERILKDSDIVSLDFGTRYDGFCGDAAITYGIGSIPKRTERLLAVTESALYKGIGETRKGNRLHDISHAIQSHVEEAGFSVVREFVGHGIGRNLHEEPQIPNYGEKGTGVRLKVGMVLAIEPMVNMGKGDVVIRENGWTAATKDGSLSAHFEHTIAITEKGAEILSAL
- the secY gene encoding preprotein translocase subunit SecY translates to MGGFQNIGKIPELKRRIIATLALLAVYRVGVHIPTPGIDGTVLAGIFERARGTLLGFFDMFAGGGLERLSVFALGIMPYISASIILQLLTVVVPTLERLSKEGEAGRRKITQYTRYGTVIISLIQGFGISVGLEQMRGAGGELVVYNPGWNFRLMTMITLTGGTAFIMWLGEQITEKGIGNGISLIIFAGIVARMPNAIASTMTLVNSGEMNWFVVLLITAMMLAVVAFIIFMETSQRRIPVQYAKRVVGRKMYGGQATHLPLKVNTAGVIPPIFASSIIMFPATIANFIQHPYMKRFSELLTPGTILHEFMYVGFIIFFCFFYTAIVFNPDNVADNMKKYGGYIPGIRPGKKTSEFIERILSRVTFIGAIYISFVCVLPTLLVRKFNVPFYFGGTALLIVVGVALDTIQQIESHLILRHYDGLVKKSARVKGRR
- the rplO gene encoding 50S ribosomal protein L15, whose translation is MKLSDLRPSEGSTKKKKRVGRGTGSGHGTTATYGNKGQRSTSGGTKKKGFEGGQMPLMRRIPKRGFKNPFRKEYSLIKIGDLAVFKGQEKVSIEDILRSGFIKKMKDGIKLLSDGDIDFPIKIQVHKASERAIEKIKAQGGDVEVLI
- the rpmD gene encoding 50S ribosomal protein L30 codes for the protein MSHLKIKWTKSFIGCTQVQRDTIRSLGFKKLYQEKTVKNTPEIRGMVKKVIHLLTIVEDVR
- the rpsE gene encoding 30S ribosomal protein S5, producing the protein MEPGELELQDRLVYINRVAKVVKGGRRFSFSAIVVVGDGNGRVGFGLGKANEVPDAIRKAVERAKKSIIEVPVRKGTIPHEIKAKYGTSEVFMKPASEGTGVIAGRAVRAVVEVAGITNILTKCYGSRNYHNVVKATIKGLATLKSPEVSLKQRGKTKGEEG
- the rplR gene encoding 50S ribosomal protein L18 — encoded protein: MQRKAKVAAREKRKKRIRKTISGTADKPRLCVYKSLRQIYAQLIDDTQDKVITAASTLTKEVTATVKHGGNVEAAKKVGEYIGKKAADMGIGKVVFDRNGFKYHGRIKALADGAREAGLQF
- the rplF gene encoding 50S ribosomal protein L6, which gives rise to MSRIGRKPVILPQGTKLELKDSEIVVTGPKGSLRRPFLEGLTLDIDGSTVMVQRTSEEKKIKGLHGLMRTLIANMVDGVYKGFERKLEIVGIGYRSELQGNNIIFYLGYSHPITFPLPAGISAQVEKQTLLTIKGIDKELVGQTAAKIRALRKPDVYKNKGVKYSGEVLRKKAGKSGK
- the rpsH gene encoding 30S ribosomal protein S8; the encoded protein is MITVDPIADMLTRIRNAIIARHESVDIPYSNMKFAISKILKEEGYIKNYKTFIDEARRKFLKVYISYDENNKSIITGLQRISKPGRRKYVSTGEIPRLRKRIGLIVISTSKGIMTDRSATKNKVGGEPLLVVW
- a CDS encoding type Z 30S ribosomal protein S14 gives rise to the protein MAKKSMIEKAKATPKYRVRAHNRCAICGRPRSYLRKFQMCRICFRNHSLKGAIPGVIKSSW
- the rplE gene encoding 50S ribosomal protein L5: MEFYEKDVRSALMRRFQYKNVMEVPKVEKITVNIGLGEALQNIKVLDSATGDMKLITGQKPVITKSKKSIASFKLREGMSIGCMVTLRRERMYEFLHKLVYIVLPRVRDFKGVSPKSFDGRGNYTLGLREQIIFPEIEYDKIDKARGMNITIGTTAKTDEEGFELLKLMGMPFKS
- the rplX gene encoding 50S ribosomal protein L24, which produces MEKHYHVKKNDLVMVTNGKDKGKTGKILRIIKKKDRLIVEKVNMVKRHVKPSQKSKGGIMEKESPIHLSNVMLYCEKCSKPVKIGKRTLEDGKKIRFCKKCEEVLDK
- the rplN gene encoding 50S ribosomal protein L14 codes for the protein MIQARSKLEVADNSGAKKLGCIKVLGGSRKRYGTVGDIIVASVKEVIPNSKVKKGEVVKAVIVRTKKEIRRIDGSYVKFDDNSAVIINQYNEPVGTRIFGPVARELRAKKFMKIVSLAPEVV
- the rpsQ gene encoding 30S ribosomal protein S17 is translated as MEAKDNANKKKMTGIVVKDKMDKTIVVEVEKVLQHPKYHKYLKRKKRYKVHDEKNICKLGDEVSIIEARPISKDKRWLVKEIIKKEEPFLAQKEVVGDDTGEI
- the rpmC gene encoding 50S ribosomal protein L29, which gives rise to MKGRELRELTKEELLKKKKDAKEELFNLRFQHSTGQLENTARLKLLKRDVARIETLLQEKTSKA
- the rplP gene encoding 50S ribosomal protein L16, coding for MKGVAARGNRVSFGDYGLQAEEAGWITSRQIEAARIALTRYVKRTGKVWIRVFPDKPITKKPAETRMGKGKGPSEGWVAPVIPGRILYEIKGVPEDKAREALRIASFKLPIATKFVARSEEQ
- the rplV gene encoding 50S ribosomal protein L22, which gives rise to MEIVAKTKMIRISPRKVRIVGDLIKKKNINEASGMLTYMPQKASFILKKLLDSAIANAKQKKYVDIDNLYVKNVIVDGGPMLKRFLPRAMGRATKIRKRTSHITLVLDES
- the rpsS gene encoding 30S ribosomal protein S19, whose protein sequence is MARSLKKGPFLEEKLLKKVEDAKSSKGSKVIKTWSRRSTITPDFVGFTFAVHNGKKFIPVFVTEEMVGHKFGEFSPTRTFHSHSGDRKAKVVKRKE
- the rplB gene encoding 50S ribosomal protein L2, which encodes MGVKEYKPTSAGRRFMSGLTFEEITRKEPEKSLLVPKKKTGGRNHTGKITTRHIGGGHKKRYRIIDFKRDKFEIPGKVDSIEYDPNRSANIALISYADGEKRYIISPLGLKVGDTVITSTKPDTEIKEGNSLPLKFIPLGTFVHNVEMKPGKGGQLARSAGNYAQLVAKEGGYGHVRLPSGGVRLINLSCMATIGQVGNIDHENITIGKAGKPRWQGTRPTVRGTAMNPVDHPLGGGEGRSKGGRHPCSPWGQLAKGMKTRKNKRTNKFIIKLRG
- a CDS encoding 50S ribosomal protein L23, translated to MNEYDIIRRPIITEKTTLLKDNGNQYVFEVHRDANKIEIKDAVEKLFKVKVLSVSVSNMEGKKKRLGRFAGKRSDWKKAIVKLSPKDKILIFEGAGA